A window of Mucilaginibacter sp. PAMC 26640 contains these coding sequences:
- a CDS encoding electron transfer flavoprotein subunit alpha has translation MKILVCISNVPDTTTKITFTDNNTQFNTNGVQFILNPWDEIALARAIELTDGGKGTVTVINVGEASTDATIRKALAIGATDAVRINAKAHDAWYVAYQIAQYVKANPFDLILTGKESIDYNGSKVAGMLGELLDVPSVSIIKKLDATDAEATVEREIEGGKEVLTIPFPFVAGCAEGVAEPKIPNMRGIMSARTKPLTVVEPAEVKTFSEIISYETPAPRGQVKLVGADDPAQLVDLLHAQARVI, from the coding sequence ATGAAAATACTAGTATGTATTAGCAATGTTCCGGATACCACTACAAAAATAACCTTTACAGATAACAACACCCAATTTAATACAAATGGTGTTCAGTTCATCTTAAACCCGTGGGATGAGATTGCCCTGGCACGCGCCATTGAACTAACCGATGGCGGCAAAGGCACCGTTACCGTGATTAACGTTGGAGAAGCCAGTACCGATGCTACCATCCGTAAGGCACTAGCCATAGGCGCCACCGATGCGGTGCGTATCAATGCAAAAGCGCATGATGCGTGGTATGTTGCTTATCAAATAGCTCAATACGTAAAAGCGAATCCTTTCGACCTGATCTTGACGGGTAAAGAATCGATAGATTATAACGGCTCTAAAGTTGCCGGTATGCTGGGCGAATTGCTGGATGTACCGTCGGTATCTATCATCAAAAAACTGGATGCAACGGATGCCGAAGCAACTGTTGAAAGGGAGATTGAAGGTGGCAAAGAAGTACTAACAATCCCCTTCCCCTTTGTTGCCGGTTGTGCCGAGGGTGTTGCCGAACCAAAGATCCCGAACATGCGCGGTATCATGAGCGCACGTACCAAACCACTTACCGTAGTTGAACCTGCGGAGGTAAAAACCTTTTCAGAGATCATCAGTTATGAAACTCCTGCCCCACGCGGACAAGTTAAACTGGTGGGCGCTGATGACCCTGCACAGTTGGTAGATCTATTACACGCTCAAGCCAGGGTAATTTAA
- a CDS encoding cell division protein FtsX: MLKNYFKIAARNLRRNKGFSAINIFGLAMGLAVCLLITLFVVDELSYDKFNLKSANIYRVYSDFKVNGSVFKAKDSPAPMAAVMMKEYPKIEQATRIIGGGRTLVQKGNETLTESGSFYGDANLFTVFTLPMIAGDAKTALVQPNSLVVSEAIAKKYFNTTDVIGKTLHLDNTNDYKITAVIKDMPAQSHVHFTMIRAMSGLDDSKRTEWTNVNFGTYILVRDGTTQQQLDGYLKQATKKYAEPELQTFIHTTIADLERKGDHFIYATTPLTSIHLQSPVSDEIEPSGNLQYVYIFVLIAVFILLIACINFMNLSTARSAGRAKEVGVRKVLGSGRMTLIYQFLTESTLTSFIALAIAIVFALVLLPYFNMLSGKQITVNFFANSWLLPSLLATTLIIGLLAGLYPAFFLSAFQPIQVLNGKIASGFKGSALRNGLVVFQFATVIMLIVGTLVIYSQLNYIRNVNLGYNREQVLIVKNTYSLFNHAKTFKEDVMQLQGVKSGTATEYLPTANNDQTEVYNLADGPNAGQSKGISTWPVDNAYIPTLGMKMLQGRNFSPEMITDSTAVIVNESAAALLGLRHPIDKNIFRSGDSKRTPHRIIGVVKDFNVGSLRAKVRPLMLRLKARYGSMAFRIDTKNVSGLLAQIEKLYHSADANMAGQPFEYSFMDDDFNHLYKSEQNTGKIFTSFAFFAIFIACLGLFGLVTYAAEQRTKEIGIRKVLGASVASIVTMLSNDFLKLIAIAAVIAFPVAWWAMNKWLQDFAYRIAIKWWVFVLAGAIAIVIALVTISYQSIKAALSNPVKSLKSE; this comes from the coding sequence ATGTTAAAAAACTATTTTAAAATAGCAGCGCGCAATCTACGGCGCAACAAAGGGTTTTCTGCCATCAATATTTTTGGTTTGGCAATGGGCCTGGCGGTTTGCTTGCTGATTACCTTGTTTGTTGTTGACGAGTTAAGTTACGATAAGTTCAATTTGAAGTCGGCTAACATTTACCGGGTATATTCGGATTTTAAAGTGAACGGCAGCGTGTTTAAAGCCAAGGATTCGCCTGCGCCTATGGCGGCCGTTATGATGAAAGAGTATCCGAAAATTGAGCAGGCAACCCGGATTATAGGTGGTGGCAGAACGCTGGTTCAAAAAGGAAATGAAACGCTGACGGAATCTGGTAGCTTTTATGGTGACGCCAACCTGTTCACTGTTTTTACGTTGCCCATGATAGCCGGCGATGCTAAAACTGCGCTCGTGCAGCCTAACTCATTGGTTGTATCGGAAGCTATCGCAAAAAAATATTTTAACACTACCGATGTGATTGGCAAAACGTTACACCTGGACAATACAAATGATTATAAGATCACGGCGGTAATCAAGGATATGCCAGCGCAATCGCACGTGCATTTTACAATGATCAGGGCAATGTCGGGGTTAGACGACAGCAAACGGACCGAGTGGACCAACGTGAATTTTGGTACCTATATCCTGGTTCGCGACGGCACTACACAGCAGCAACTCGACGGCTATTTGAAACAAGCCACAAAAAAGTACGCGGAGCCCGAATTGCAAACCTTTATCCATACCACTATTGCAGATCTTGAGCGCAAGGGAGATCATTTTATTTATGCTACAACACCACTAACCAGCATCCATTTACAGTCGCCGGTTAGCGACGAGATCGAGCCCTCAGGAAACCTGCAATACGTTTATATATTTGTACTAATTGCCGTATTTATCCTGCTGATAGCCTGCATCAATTTCATGAATCTTTCAACGGCGCGCTCTGCCGGCAGGGCCAAAGAAGTTGGGGTACGCAAGGTTTTAGGCTCAGGCCGGATGACGCTCATCTACCAGTTTTTAACAGAATCCACCCTGACGAGTTTTATAGCACTGGCTATAGCAATAGTTTTCGCTTTGGTTTTATTGCCTTATTTTAATATGCTATCTGGCAAGCAAATTACAGTGAACTTTTTTGCAAATTCCTGGCTGTTGCCAAGCCTGCTGGCAACAACGCTTATCATTGGTTTGTTGGCAGGTTTGTATCCAGCGTTTTTCCTTTCGGCCTTTCAACCCATACAGGTGCTTAATGGTAAAATTGCATCGGGCTTTAAGGGCAGCGCGTTGCGCAATGGCCTGGTCGTATTTCAATTCGCTACCGTTATCATGCTGATTGTTGGCACGCTGGTTATCTATAGTCAGTTAAATTATATCCGTAATGTAAACCTGGGCTATAACCGGGAGCAGGTATTGATCGTCAAAAACACCTACTCGCTATTTAATCACGCAAAAACCTTTAAGGAAGATGTGATGCAGCTGCAGGGCGTTAAGTCGGGTACTGCCACTGAATATTTGCCTACTGCCAATAACGACCAGACGGAGGTTTATAACCTTGCAGATGGCCCCAACGCGGGGCAGTCCAAAGGTATTTCAACATGGCCGGTAGATAATGCCTATATCCCTACGCTGGGGATGAAGATGCTGCAAGGGCGGAATTTTTCTCCGGAAATGATCACCGATTCTACAGCCGTCATTGTTAACGAATCGGCAGCTGCCCTGCTTGGCCTTCGCCATCCGATAGATAAAAATATCTTTCGTTCGGGTGATAGCAAAAGAACCCCTCACCGGATAATTGGCGTGGTGAAGGATTTTAACGTAGGTTCATTGCGTGCCAAAGTAAGGCCCTTAATGCTGAGGCTGAAAGCCCGCTATGGTTCGATGGCTTTCCGTATAGATACAAAGAATGTTTCGGGCCTGCTTGCACAAATAGAAAAGCTTTATCATTCGGCAGATGCTAACATGGCGGGGCAACCGTTTGAATATTCTTTTATGGATGATGACTTTAATCACTTGTATAAGTCTGAGCAGAATACTGGAAAGATCTTTACATCATTCGCGTTTTTTGCCATTTTTATAGCTTGCCTGGGCCTGTTCGGGCTGGTTACTTATGCAGCCGAGCAGCGTACCAAAGAGATAGGGATCCGCAAAGTTTTAGGTGCTAGCGTTGCCAGTATTGTAACAATGCTTTCCAATGATTTTTTAAAGCTGATCGCCATTGCAGCGGTAATTGCATTCCCTGTAGCGTGGTGGGCAATGAATAAATGGCTGCAGGACTTTGCCTATCGCATAGCAATTAAATGGTGGGTGTTTGTGCTGGCCGGGGCCATAGCTATTGTTATTGCCCTTGTAACCATTAGCTACCAATCTATTAAAGCCGCCTTAAGCAACCCGGTAAAAAGCCTCAAGAGCGAATAG
- a CDS encoding nucleoside permease: MNFMQFFIWGAWLLTIGAYWFQNKHWSGAQFGAIFSTMGIASIFMPTITGIIADRFINAEKLYGIMHILGACVLFSLPMVKDPATFFWVILLNMAFYMPTLSLSITVAYSALKNQNIDVVKEYPPIRTWGTVGFIVALWTVSITHNETSSNQFYIASFVSLLLGIYSFSLPKCRPYAVRTGNKSFANLLGLNAFALFKTPKFAIFFIFSLLLGAALQLTNAYGDTYIHDFATVPAYKDLLAVKYPAIIMSISQISETLFILAIPFFLRKFGIKYVMLFSMLAWVLRFGLFAFGDPAGGLWMIILSCIVYGMAFDFFNISGSLFVETQAAPEIRGSAQGMFMMMVNGFGAFFGSRISGFAIDHFFTLPDQSKNWHGIWLAFAGYALVIAIIFPFVFRYKHNAALKHAIQHA; this comes from the coding sequence ATGAATTTTATGCAATTTTTTATCTGGGGAGCGTGGCTACTCACCATCGGTGCCTACTGGTTTCAAAACAAACACTGGTCGGGGGCACAATTTGGCGCTATATTCTCCACTATGGGTATTGCATCTATCTTTATGCCAACCATAACCGGCATTATCGCAGATAGATTTATCAATGCGGAAAAGCTTTACGGCATCATGCACATCCTCGGTGCCTGCGTTCTATTTAGCCTGCCAATGGTGAAAGATCCGGCCACTTTTTTCTGGGTGATACTGTTAAACATGGCTTTCTACATGCCAACCCTATCTTTATCTATCACCGTCGCCTATTCGGCCTTAAAAAACCAAAACATCGATGTCGTAAAAGAGTATCCGCCAATCCGTACCTGGGGTACTGTAGGTTTTATCGTGGCTTTATGGACGGTGAGCATCACGCACAACGAAACCTCATCCAACCAGTTCTATATCGCCTCCTTTGTTTCCCTGTTATTGGGTATATACTCATTTAGCCTACCCAAATGCCGGCCGTATGCGGTGCGCACCGGGAATAAATCATTTGCCAATCTTTTGGGCTTAAACGCCTTTGCACTGTTCAAAACACCAAAATTCGCTATCTTTTTTATCTTCTCGTTGCTACTGGGTGCAGCACTGCAACTTACAAACGCATATGGTGATACCTATATTCATGACTTTGCTACCGTTCCGGCTTATAAAGATCTGCTTGCAGTAAAATACCCGGCTATCATCATGTCTATCTCCCAGATCTCGGAGACGCTGTTCATCCTGGCTATCCCCTTCTTTCTGCGCAAATTTGGTATTAAGTATGTAATGCTGTTCAGCATGCTGGCATGGGTATTAAGATTTGGCTTATTTGCATTTGGTGACCCGGCCGGTGGTTTATGGATGATCATTTTATCGTGTATCGTATACGGGATGGCTTTTGATTTCTTTAACATATCCGGGTCGTTGTTTGTAGAAACACAGGCTGCACCAGAAATCCGCGGCAGCGCCCAGGGGATGTTTATGATGATGGTAAACGGATTTGGTGCCTTTTTTGGCAGCCGGATCAGCGGCTTTGCCATCGATCATTTCTTTACTTTGCCAGATCAAAGTAAGAACTGGCATGGCATCTGGCTGGCCTTTGCCGGTTATGCACTGGTAATTGCAATTATCTTTCCTTTCGTTTTCAGGTACAAACATAATGCAGCGCTTAAACATGCCATTCAACATGCTTAA
- a CDS encoding ABC transporter permease: MLKNYFKIAWRNIIRHKGYSFINISGLSVGIAACLLIFVILQFELSFNNNFPDHKNIYHLITQQTQDGDVRYNPGTSPAAIDALRNDFPQVKFAAVNASYGSQITVPGADAANAADAKKFTESSGVIFLEPQFFDVFKTEWLDGSKDVLKDPNMVVIDKATATKYFGDYKNALGKTLKMDNVLTLKVAGIVADAPVNSDFPLKIMVSYITWKQHPVEYSYANDWNTVSSNNQIFMQLPANLSADNLTRQLVGFTKKYLATKNGITDRVHLLQPLDELHFDTRVGNTLGDHITSKATLRTLGLIGLLIIVMASINFINLSTAQSVGRSKEVGIRKVLGSSRKQLIFQVIGETTLIILFSALLAVAIAELALPYLKNIASVPDNISLFNKGTVLFLLITTVSVILLSGIYPALVVSGFKPVLAIKNKITAASIGGIPLRRALVVAQFAIAQLLIVGTIVAVNQMNFVNEADLGFNKSAILILPGYTDSVSLGKLNAFKQQLMQKPGVKSVSFSSDAPSSDNNSAQNFYFNHVDKGPEYPTFLKFGDADYFKTFELRFAAGHGFDQSDTARQAVVNETFIHKLGIQKAEDAIGKDVKLGSGKWLPITGVVKDFKTNSLRDAVKPIVITSRKRYESQAAVKLDTKNLSANVGAIQKLWEGTYSEYAYNGYFLDENIAKFYQQENQLALVYKIFAAIAIFISCLGLYGLVSYMAVQRTKEVGVRKVLGASVFNIVLLFSKEFMILIAISFVIAMPVSWYMMSAWLQNFAYRVPLTAGVFVIAVVASMLIAWATVSYKAIKAALVNPVKSLKSE; encoded by the coding sequence ATGTTAAAGAATTACTTTAAGATCGCCTGGCGCAATATCATCCGTCACAAAGGTTACTCCTTTATCAATATATCCGGCCTGAGTGTGGGCATTGCGGCCTGTTTGCTGATATTTGTGATCCTGCAATTCGAGCTCAGCTTTAACAACAATTTTCCGGATCATAAAAATATATACCACCTTATTACCCAGCAGACGCAGGATGGGGATGTGCGCTATAATCCGGGTACCTCACCGGCAGCTATTGATGCCCTGCGGAATGATTTTCCGCAAGTGAAATTTGCTGCGGTGAATGCCAGCTATGGCAGCCAGATCACTGTGCCCGGTGCTGACGCCGCAAATGCCGCCGACGCCAAAAAATTTACGGAAAGCAGCGGGGTGATCTTTCTGGAGCCGCAGTTTTTTGATGTTTTTAAAACGGAATGGCTGGATGGCAGCAAGGATGTTTTGAAGGACCCTAACATGGTGGTGATTGATAAGGCCACAGCCACCAAATATTTTGGCGATTATAAAAATGCCCTTGGTAAAACGCTAAAAATGGATAACGTTTTAACCCTTAAGGTTGCAGGGATTGTGGCTGATGCTCCTGTTAACAGTGATTTTCCATTGAAAATAATGGTATCCTACATCACCTGGAAACAGCACCCGGTAGAGTACAGTTACGCTAACGACTGGAACACTGTAAGCAGCAACAACCAGATCTTCATGCAGCTTCCTGCAAACTTATCTGCCGATAACCTTACCAGGCAGCTGGTTGGCTTCACCAAAAAATACCTGGCCACAAAAAACGGCATTACTGATCGTGTGCATTTGCTGCAGCCTTTGGATGAATTGCATTTCGATACCCGCGTAGGGAACACCCTTGGCGATCATATTACCAGCAAAGCAACGCTGCGTACCCTGGGTTTAATTGGTCTCCTTATTATCGTAATGGCGTCTATCAACTTTATAAACCTGTCCACAGCACAGTCGGTGGGGCGGTCAAAAGAGGTAGGTATCCGTAAGGTGTTGGGCAGCAGTCGCAAACAGCTTATCTTCCAAGTAATTGGCGAAACCACGCTGATCATCCTTTTCTCTGCCTTGCTGGCTGTTGCAATAGCAGAGTTAGCATTGCCTTATCTTAAAAACATCGCCAGTGTACCGGATAATATCAGTTTGTTTAATAAAGGGACAGTGCTATTCCTGCTGATCACTACGGTTTCCGTGATCTTGTTATCGGGCATATACCCGGCTTTGGTGGTATCTGGCTTTAAACCCGTACTGGCTATTAAAAATAAAATTACCGCGGCTTCAATTGGCGGTATTCCTTTGCGGAGGGCGCTGGTAGTTGCCCAGTTTGCTATTGCCCAGTTGCTCATTGTTGGTACTATCGTAGCGGTAAATCAAATGAATTTTGTGAATGAGGCTGATCTTGGTTTTAACAAAAGCGCGATATTGATCTTGCCGGGTTATACCGATAGCGTAAGCCTGGGCAAATTGAATGCTTTTAAACAGCAGTTAATGCAGAAACCGGGGGTTAAGTCGGTTAGTTTTTCTTCGGATGCGCCCTCATCAGATAATAACTCCGCACAAAACTTTTACTTTAATCACGTAGATAAAGGGCCCGAATATCCAACCTTTTTAAAATTTGGCGACGCTGATTACTTCAAAACTTTTGAGCTGAGATTTGCCGCCGGGCACGGGTTTGACCAAAGCGATACCGCGAGACAAGCGGTAGTAAACGAAACTTTTATTCACAAACTGGGGATCCAAAAGGCAGAAGATGCCATTGGCAAGGATGTGAAACTAGGCAGTGGCAAATGGCTGCCGATTACAGGCGTAGTGAAAGATTTTAAAACCAATTCCCTGCGCGATGCGGTAAAGCCCATCGTAATTACCTCCCGCAAGCGTTACGAATCGCAGGCGGCGGTAAAACTGGATACGAAAAACCTTTCGGCCAATGTAGGAGCTATCCAAAAACTATGGGAAGGTACCTACTCGGAATATGCCTACAATGGGTATTTCCTTGACGAAAACATTGCCAAATTTTATCAGCAGGAAAATCAGCTTGCCCTGGTTTACAAGATCTTTGCGGCAATCGCTATTTTTATCTCCTGCCTTGGGCTTTACGGCTTAGTCTCTTACATGGCGGTACAGCGCACAAAAGAAGTAGGCGTGCGCAAAGTTTTAGGCGCTTCGGTGTTCAACATCGTATTGCTGTTTTCCAAAGAGTTCATGATCCTGATTGCGATATCATTTGTAATTGCGATGCCGGTATCGTGGTACATGATGTCGGCTTGGCTGCAGAACTTTGCTTACCGCGTTCCTTTAACAGCCGGCGTGTTTGTAATTGCCGTAGTAGCGTCTATGCTGATTGCCTGGGCCACAGTGAGCTATAAGGCCATAAAAGCAGCACTGGTAAACCCGGTGAAGAGCTTGAAGAGTGAATAG
- a CDS encoding electron transfer flavoprotein subunit alpha, with amino-acid sequence MSVLIYAENAGGKFKKSTFEAVSYARAIADQHNTNLVAISIGDVAADDLSILGKYGAEKVLNVSNEKLKNFVNQAYASVIAEAAKAQGSDIVVLSNSFSGRGLAPRIGVKLDAGVADGAVALPELVGGKFTVKKTAFSGKAFAVVELTSSNKVIALTPNSYKVVESNGTARVEDFAVETKESDFKAMIKDIVRSTDKVSLPDAEIVVSAGRGLKGPENWGMVQELADLLGAATACSKPVSDAGWRPHSEHVGQTGIAVSPNLYIAIGISGAIQHLAGISSSKVIVVINKDAEAPFFKVADYGIVGDAFEVLPKLIAAVKEYKATA; translated from the coding sequence ATGTCAGTTTTAATATATGCGGAAAATGCCGGCGGTAAATTCAAAAAATCAACTTTTGAGGCGGTAAGTTATGCCAGGGCCATTGCCGATCAGCATAATACAAACCTGGTAGCCATTTCTATTGGCGATGTTGCCGCTGATGATCTATCCATACTCGGTAAGTATGGCGCCGAGAAGGTACTGAATGTTTCTAATGAGAAGCTAAAGAACTTTGTAAACCAGGCATATGCATCGGTAATTGCCGAAGCAGCCAAGGCACAGGGTTCGGATATCGTGGTTTTGTCCAACTCTTTTAGCGGCCGTGGTTTAGCGCCGCGCATAGGTGTTAAGCTGGATGCCGGTGTTGCTGATGGAGCAGTGGCTTTACCGGAGCTGGTTGGCGGGAAATTCACCGTTAAAAAAACTGCGTTTTCAGGAAAAGCCTTCGCTGTGGTGGAATTAACATCTTCTAATAAAGTAATTGCACTTACACCAAACTCCTACAAAGTTGTTGAAAGTAACGGAACGGCACGGGTGGAAGATTTTGCGGTCGAAACTAAAGAATCGGATTTTAAAGCGATGATTAAAGATATCGTAAGGTCAACGGATAAAGTTTCTTTACCCGATGCGGAGATTGTAGTTTCTGCGGGCCGCGGCTTGAAGGGCCCGGAGAACTGGGGCATGGTTCAAGAGCTTGCAGACCTTCTGGGTGCTGCCACAGCCTGCTCAAAGCCGGTATCAGACGCAGGATGGCGCCCGCATAGCGAACATGTTGGCCAAACGGGCATAGCTGTCAGTCCAAATTTGTATATTGCGATAGGAATTTCGGGGGCTATCCAACACCTTGCCGGTATCAGTTCATCAAAGGTTATTGTGGTGATCAATAAGGATGCTGAAGCCCCGTTTTTTAAGGTGGCTGACTATGGCATTGTTGGCGATGCATTTGAAGTATTGCCCAAATTAATTGCGGCAGTTAAAGAATATAAAGCGACGGCTTAA
- a CDS encoding phosphonate ABC transporter ATP-binding protein, whose protein sequence is MLSLQHISKYYQVGGNKNYVINDISLDVDQGEFVSIMGPSGSGKSSLLNIIGMLDEPSTGFHYFVEQPVHQLKEKQRSSLYKQYIGFVFQAYHLIDELTVYENIETPLIYQDVKGSERKAMVADMLDRFNIVGKKDLFPAQLSGGQQQLVGIARALIAKPKLLLADEPTGNLNSKQGEEIMELFSKINKEDGVTIIQVTHSEKNAEYGSRIINLLDGRVESSKKF, encoded by the coding sequence ATGTTATCACTGCAGCATATTTCAAAGTATTACCAGGTTGGCGGCAACAAAAATTACGTTATCAACGATATCAGCTTAGACGTAGATCAGGGTGAATTTGTATCCATCATGGGCCCTTCCGGCTCAGGGAAATCTTCGCTGCTCAATATCATCGGCATGCTGGATGAGCCTTCTACCGGCTTCCATTATTTTGTAGAGCAACCCGTTCACCAGTTAAAAGAGAAACAAAGGTCGTCTCTATACAAACAGTACATTGGGTTCGTTTTCCAGGCTTATCATTTGATAGATGAACTTACCGTTTATGAAAACATCGAAACCCCGCTAATTTATCAGGATGTAAAAGGGAGCGAGCGCAAAGCCATGGTGGCCGATATGCTGGATCGCTTTAACATTGTAGGTAAAAAAGACCTGTTCCCGGCACAACTTTCGGGTGGGCAGCAGCAGCTGGTGGGTATAGCCCGCGCGCTGATTGCCAAACCAAAATTGTTATTAGCCGATGAGCCAACCGGCAACCTTAACAGCAAACAAGGGGAGGAGATCATGGAGCTGTTTAGCAAAATAAATAAAGAAGATGGCGTTACAATCATCCAGGTAACGCATTCCGAAAAAAATGCCGAATACGGTTCGCGCATTATTAACCTGCTGGATGGCAGGGTTGAATCATCCAAAAAATTCTGA
- a CDS encoding transporter, with protein MRYFKYLFFSLTLSIPVLAHGQSADTSLNLQQCIDIAIKNNLDVKKSELALQTAQVNSNQAKEFLLPAISGQVDHSISNGRGIDPSTNTYVNQSFKSGNYNLNSSLTLFSGLQNLNNIQQTSLAYQAGKMDFQQAKDQVTINVITAYLSVLNNTELLNQVKNQLTVSQRQVERLEVLEKEGANKLPSDLYDLKGTYGDNQLNVVNTIATLKSSKLSLLQILNIPYKENISLQPINAAELAQQTPYSADQVFDVALNQLAYVKAATLRRQSAEKGVKVAKGSLFPTLSLFGGLSTNISSSAQVAGQSQGYYDQFKNNYGTQVGVSLSVPILNYFQNRNKVALAKINLQNNIYVEQTTKVQLRQNVEQAYLNMTSAYDRYSVLVEQAKAYTESFRTAEIRFNAGVLTSVDFVVAKNNLDRTKLGLINARYSVYIYNKILDYYQGKLSL; from the coding sequence ATGCGATACTTTAAATACCTTTTCTTTAGTCTTACACTTTCAATCCCTGTGCTGGCACATGGCCAGTCGGCAGATACCTCGCTTAACCTGCAGCAATGCATAGATATTGCCATTAAAAACAACCTGGATGTAAAAAAAAGCGAGTTGGCTTTGCAAACTGCGCAGGTAAATTCAAACCAGGCCAAAGAATTTCTTTTGCCGGCCATCAGCGGCCAGGTTGATCACAGCATTAGTAATGGCCGCGGTATAGATCCATCAACAAACACCTATGTAAATCAATCGTTCAAATCGGGTAATTATAACCTCAACAGTAGTCTTACCCTTTTTAGCGGCTTGCAAAATCTTAATAATATCCAACAAACATCGCTAGCTTACCAGGCCGGTAAAATGGACTTTCAGCAGGCTAAAGACCAGGTTACGATCAACGTGATTACCGCTTATTTGTCGGTGCTGAATAATACCGAATTACTTAACCAGGTGAAAAACCAGTTAACGGTTTCGCAAAGACAGGTAGAGCGGCTGGAAGTTTTAGAAAAAGAGGGTGCTAACAAATTACCATCAGACCTGTATGATTTAAAAGGTACCTATGGCGATAACCAGTTAAACGTAGTTAATACCATTGCCACGCTAAAATCATCCAAACTCAGTTTGTTGCAGATCCTCAACATTCCCTATAAGGAGAATATCAGCCTGCAACCCATCAACGCGGCGGAACTGGCCCAGCAAACGCCTTATTCGGCAGATCAGGTTTTTGATGTTGCATTAAACCAGCTGGCTTACGTAAAAGCGGCCACGTTAAGGCGCCAAAGCGCAGAAAAGGGTGTAAAGGTTGCCAAGGGTTCCTTATTTCCAACCTTATCTTTATTCGGCGGCCTATCTACCAATATTTCAAGTTCGGCCCAGGTGGCCGGGCAAAGCCAGGGGTATTATGACCAGTTTAAAAATAATTACGGTACCCAGGTAGGGGTTAGCCTTAGTGTACCCATCTTAAATTATTTCCAAAACCGTAATAAGGTTGCGTTGGCCAAAATCAATCTGCAAAATAATATTTATGTGGAGCAAACCACCAAGGTGCAGCTTAGGCAAAATGTTGAGCAGGCGTACCTGAACATGACCTCGGCTTATGACAGGTATAGCGTTTTGGTAGAGCAGGCGAAGGCGTACACGGAATCGTTCCGTACCGCAGAGATCCGCTTTAATGCGGGTGTGCTTACCTCGGTAGATTTTGTGGTTGCTAAAAACAACCTGGACCGTACTAAATTAGGCTTGATCAACGCCAGGTATAGCGTATACATTTATAACAAGATTTTAGATTATTACCAGGGTAAATTATCATTATAA